From one Deltaproteobacteria bacterium genomic stretch:
- a CDS encoding DegT/DnrJ/EryC1/StrS family aminotransferase, translating into MAGAELIGKEEIKEVMDVLETGVLMRYGFDKERKGIFKVREFEEAFAQYCQAKYALGVTSGSSALKVALTAMDVGPGDEVICPAFTFLATYEAVIEVGAIPVMADIDATLNLDPDDIERKITPCTKAVIPVHMCGAPAHIDKIMAVARKHNLLVLEDNAQGCGGSYRGKKLGTFGDMGIFSFDYYKTVTTGEGGMVLTDNKDLFLRAEWYHDHGHDHNPNVGRAMEGRTILGFNYRMNELQGALGLAQLRKLDTIIARQKINKQAIKDVLLNVKGITFREIPDPAGDTATFLAFNLPDEGTAAKFQKALGSEGVDTVCFKNNLWHYVPNWENFLALSTANSKQYPFTDPSYKGKVAYRRENIPQAEDILGRTLVMGISVKMPEEKILKMKEGIEKAAKSL; encoded by the coding sequence ATGGCCGGTGCAGAACTTATTGGAAAAGAAGAAATAAAAGAGGTGATGGATGTTCTGGAAACAGGCGTCCTTATGAGATACGGATTTGATAAGGAGAGAAAAGGAATCTTCAAGGTACGCGAATTTGAAGAGGCTTTTGCACAATACTGCCAGGCAAAATACGCCCTGGGTGTAACCTCCGGTTCCTCGGCGCTCAAAGTAGCCCTTACGGCCATGGATGTGGGGCCGGGAGACGAGGTTATTTGTCCGGCCTTCACCTTTCTCGCCACGTATGAAGCAGTCATCGAGGTTGGCGCCATTCCGGTTATGGCAGATATTGATGCAACGCTGAACCTTGATCCGGATGACATCGAAAGGAAAATCACCCCCTGCACGAAGGCCGTCATTCCTGTACATATGTGCGGTGCACCGGCACATATCGACAAAATCATGGCTGTTGCCAGGAAGCACAACCTTCTCGTCCTTGAGGATAACGCTCAGGGCTGCGGCGGGAGCTATCGCGGGAAAAAGCTGGGGACATTCGGTGATATGGGTATCTTCAGTTTTGACTATTATAAGACAGTTACGACCGGTGAAGGGGGAATGGTTCTGACGGATAACAAAGATTTATTCCTCCGTGCCGAGTGGTATCATGACCATGGACATGACCATAATCCGAATGTCGGCAGGGCCATGGAAGGACGAACGATACTGGGGTTTAACTACCGGATGAATGAACTTCAGGGGGCCCTTGGCCTTGCCCAATTGAGGAAGCTTGATACCATTATCGCTCGCCAAAAGATAAACAAACAGGCAATCAAAGATGTTCTTCTCAACGTCAAGGGTATTACGTTCAGAGAAATTCCTGATCCTGCCGGCGATACGGCAACCTTTCTTGCGTTCAATCTGCCTGATGAGGGAACAGCAGCGAAGTTTCAGAAAGCCCTGGGAAGTGAAGGGGTTGATACGGTCTGCTTCAAGAACAATTTATGGCACTATGTTCCCAACTGGGAGAATTTTCTGGCTCTGTCAACGGCAAACTCAAAACAATATCCATTCACCGATCCCTCGTATAAAGGGAAGGTCGCTTACCGCAGGGAAAACATTCCCCAGGCGGAGGATATCCTTGGCCGGACCCTGGTGATGGGGATATCGGTCAAGATGCCCGAAGAGAAAATTTTAAAAA